The Deltaproteobacteria bacterium sequence GCGACCTTGCTCATCTGCACCGTGCCCTCAGGCCCGATGACGAAGCTGATGGCCACCTTGCCCGCGAGGTTCGGGAAGCGGGTGAGCTGCATCTCGTAGCAGTACTGGATCTGCTGGCGGTTGCGGTGGATGACCTGGCGGATGAGCTCCTTGTCGAGCGAGCCCATGACCACGGCGTTGTCGTTGCTGATGCCGA is a genomic window containing:
- a CDS encoding TonB family protein — encoded protein: GISNDNAVVMGSLDKELIRQVIHRNRQQIQYCYEMQLTRFPNLAGKVAISFVIGPEGTVQMSKVAQSNMNNPELEQCVAQRFKSWLFPKPKGGGIVQVTYPIILNKSGG